The following DNA comes from Methanobrevibacter ruminantium.
GGATCAACTGTAGGTGCTGTAAAGATAATTAGGGTAATTACATTCCTTAGAGGCATAAACCTTACCGTTACAAATGTAATTGCTCCTAAAAGGGTCGTGAATACAAAAATAGCCAACAGAACATTTACTCAAAGGGAAATAAAAGAAGCTTCATCCTATATATCAGTTTATCTAATGTTTTTAATTGTGTCATGGGTAATAATGACTTTCTATACAAATGACCCTATCAATTCATTGTTTGATGTTACATCCACAATAGGTAATGTTGGATTAAGCACTGGCATGATCAATGGAAACTTAGCAACAATCCCTAAAATAATGCTAATATTCCTAATGTGGATAGGAAGATTGGAAATCATCCCTATTTTACTTACAATACAATTAGGATTCAGAACATTTGACCAAAGCTTAAAATTAGCTAAAAGAAAGTTCAGAAGAATAATTAACTTAAGATAATACATAAGTTAATTACTCATAAAATCATGATTATTAGTATTGAGAAGTTAAGTGGGGAAAATTAATGGTTAGTGAAACACAACTCGTATACATGGCTATATAAATAATATACATATTTTAGGAATTGCATTTTTCTTTGGAGTTTATTTAGTGAGTTCATATATACTCAAATATCTCAAGAGAAATAGGCATAAGAGATTATTGAACTCAACAGAATATTTGCCTAAAGAAGAGACTCAAACATTGAAACAAGTCTTTTATCTCATCATCATAACACTTTGTTTTGTAGATATCCTTTATCCTTAGTGTTTTGGTCATCAGATGACTTTTACAGGCATTTTATTTTCTATGATGTCCTTGTATCATTGATAGGCTGTTTGGCAATTAAAAAAGATACCCTAACAGAAAAAATAATCATGATATTCTTAATCCTCCTATCTTCATTGCTACACTCTACCCTTGATGACCCTGCAATATTATTAGTGATATTATTAGCTGTCCACTTTATAGGATTGGCTTATGTAATTAAAGTCTATTATGGCAAATTCATTCATTTCACTGAATCAAATGGATTGGGAATAAGTATCTTATTGTTATTTGGACTTGTATTTGTAAGTTTTATTTTTACCTCCTTTGCAGAAGGAAAAAATTTATTAGACTCATTGGTAATGGTTTCAAATGCATTCACAAGTAATGGTTATGCGGTATTAGGAGACACCCCTATAGGTAAATTGAATAGCCTATTCCTTGTTTGGGGAGGATATATCCTATCAGGAGTAGGTACTGCAACATTAACTACTGCACTTCTCTCAAGACACTTCAATAAGAGATTTGAAGAATTGGAAAAGCTAATCAAAAACAATAACGATGAAAATGCTGATGATTTAAAAAAAGATGATTAATAAAAAATAAGAATAATAAAAATAAGATTAAAAAATAGAAAATAAAATTCCATCCATTTAATTAAAAGTTCGATTAATTAAACAATGAAATAACTAAGCAACTTGTTTTTTAATTGGTGGCACATAACGTTTAAGCAATAGTGACAAACTAATTACTGTAACTGAACTTAATGCCATAGCTAGGCCTGCCCATTCTGGACGAAAAACTATGCCCCAAATAGGATAAAGTATACCTGCAGCTATAGGAACAAGTATCATATTATATGCAAATGCCCAGAATAGGTTTTCCTTGATTCTTTTCATGACCTTTTTAGAGAACTGTATTGAAGCAACCACATTTTCAAGATCCCCTTCCATAATGACAATGTCACCGCTTTCCATAGCAATGTCTGTACCATTGCCCATAGCTACACCAACATCCGCTTGAGATAATGCAGGAGCATCATTGATTCCATCTCCAACAAACAAGACTCTTTTTCCTTCCTTTTGAAGTTGGCGAACCTTATCGAGCTTATCATTAGGGAGCACATTTGCCATTATATTGTCAATTCCAACTGCATTCGCCACAGTGGAAGCGGTTTTTTCATTGTCTCCTGTAAGCATATATGTTTCAATGCCCATCTTATGCAAGTGATCAATGGCTGATTTGGAACTGCCTTTAATCTTATCCATTAAAGTGATTATTCCCTTGACTTCACCATCCACTGCCATTACAATGGTTGTTTTAGCATCTGAAACAAAATCATTGAACTTATTTAAGACCTCTTCACTAACTTCCACACCTTCTGATTCCATAAGCTTAAGGTTTCCTGCAAGTACTGAAGAATCGGCACCGTCAATTGATACATTTGCCTTTAAACCTTTACCTGTGACATTTTCAAAGTCTTCCACATCCAATAATTTAAGGTCTTCTTTTCCTTCATTTGCCAATTTAATATTGTCTGCTTTGAATCTGTTTAATATGGATTTTGCAATTGGATGGCTTGAATTGTTTTCAACACTTGACAATATTTGAAGGAATTTGCCCTCATCTATGTCAAAGCTTTCAATGTCAGCAACTTCAGGTTTTCCCTCAGTGATTGTACCTGTCTTATCAAATACACATACATCAACATCCTTAGAGCTTTCCAAGGTTTCCCCGTTTTTAATGAGTATTCCATATTCAGCTGCCCTTCCAACACCTACAGTAACTGCAGTTGGAGTAGCAAGACCTAGTGAACATGGACATGCAACAACAAGCACGGATATGAGACATGTGAGCGCAAACAGCAAGCCAGAACATGCAACAAAGTACCATAATAGGAATACAATGATAGCTATTGTTAAGATAACTGGTATGAACCAAGTCACTATCTTATTTGCAAGCCTTTGCACAGGAAGTTTAGACCCTTGTGCCTTTTCCACAAGTTGAGTGATTTGAGATAAAACTGTTTCTGAACCAATCTTTTGCGCTTCAATCTTCAATACCCCATCCTGATTGATTGTTCCTGAAAAAACATCAATTCCTGCCTTTTTAAGCTTAGGAACAGGCTCACCTGTAATCATAGCCTCATCTACATAGCTTTCACCATCAACTACAATGGAGTCTGCTGGAATCTTCTCACCAGGCTTAACAAGCAAGATGTCACCGATATTGATATCTTCAATACCTATCTCATTTTCAACTGGATTTCCTTCTGCATCAACAGTTACTAAAGTAGCTGTTTTTGGTTGTAAACCAATAAGCTCTTTGATTGAAGAGGATGTTTTTCTTTTAGCCCTTGCTTCAAGATAACGACCTATTGTCAAGAAGGAAGGTAACATCACTGCAGATTCATAAAACATGAAACTTGAATTGAGAACAATGCCAAAAGTACCCAATACACTTGATACAAATGCTACGAGAATACCCATTGAATACATTACATCCATATCCAAGTTTTTATGCTTAAGGGAATTCCATCCTGCCTTTAAAATTGGATAGCTTACATAACAAAATGGAAAAATAGATATAATCAATGAAAGTTGACCCATAGTGAGTGGAGGAATCATTATATGGAAGTGCATTATAGCCATTAAAATTGCTGCAAATACAAGACCTACAATGATTCTATATAATTTGCCTCTTAGATCCTTTTGATATCTTTCCTCTTCATCCATCACATCAAGTTCACCATCAAGGCCAAGATATTCAAATCCCAACATTTCAATGGTCTTTTGAATCTCCTTGAGATTAAGCATATCCCTATAATACTTTATGGTGACTTTTTGATTGGACAAATTAGCATTTGCCTCCACAACACCATCAACACGTGGAAGGAATCTTTCAACATTGTTTACACAGGATGCACAATGCATGCCATCAATTTGAATTACAACTTCATCTTTTGGAACTGTAAATCCAACTGATTCAACGGTCTTATCGATTATATCAGGAGAAATCTTATCATTCAAGACAATATGTGCCTTGTTTGTATTCAAATCCACATTGATGGAATCCACTTCCTCAAGCTTGCCAAGTGATTTTTCTACAAGCAATGAGCAGGATGAGCAGTGCATGCCATCCACTGGAATATCCAATTCTTTTTGAGCCATATTACTCCTCCCAATTAATCATCTGAAAAAATTAGTTTTTGAAATAAATAAAATTATAAATAAATTATCGGAATATGAACAGAAAAATTAATGAAAATAAAAAAAATAGTTTAAAAAACCATTTTAATTATTCTACATCAAATCCTGCTTCCTTAACAGCACCTGCTAAGTCCACATCGGATACTTTTTCATTGTCATATTCGACTTCTACTTTATTAGCATCTAAATCTACAACAGCAGATTCTACACCATCCAAATCCATCATGCAAAGTTCAACTGCTTTTGCACATGAAGGACAGTGCATTCCGACGACTTTTACTTCTTTTTTATCGATTGCCATATTTTCACCTTTAAATTCTTAATATATAATCTATTATTGTTTTATATAATTATATATATCGAAACATAATATAAAGTTTTGGTATGCCTAAATATCTTATAAATAGTATTTTAAACAATATTCAAGAATTTATAGATAAATTGAAAACAATTCATAAAAATAGAAAAATACCCTCATATTAAAAAAATAGTATGGTATTAAATATAAATAATTTATCATGCCTAACGCAGATCTTATTCAAGAACTTATGAAGCAAGCTAACTTGACAGAAGACCAAGGAAATATCGTTAGCGATATTTTTGCACAAAAAACTTCACCGCAGGTGGTGGAGCGGAAGACGTGATAGTTAACTTGATTGCTGAGAAACTAGGAGTAGATAAAGCAAGAGCTAAAGACATTTACGATATCGGTGTGACTGTTCTTACTACTACTGGTATCTTGGACAAAATTAAAGGAATTTTTAAGAGATAATAATTTTATTATCTCTTATTTTTTTAAAAAAATAAGTTATTTTTCTGATTTTAACTTCATCCCTATTTAAAAAACTATTTTTAAGCTGCTTAAAAAATAGGATTATGCTTTAGGATTTCTCCATCTTGAATTACAGTCAAAATATTATCATTATTTTCTAAAGACTCAATTTTATCAATTGGGTTCTCTTTTACAATAATCATATCCGCTATTTTACCTACTTCAATGGAACCTAAGTCATTTTCCTGATTGAAGAATCTTGCACCTTCAATTGTTCCTGCTTGAATAGCTTCAAGTGGACTTAATCCTACATCAACAAGGTATTTCAACTCACCGAGGTTTCTTCCATGGTCTATTACACCACAGTCAGAACCCATTAGGAAACTCACTCCCTCTTCATAAGCGGTAGCTATGTTTTCCTTTTGTATTTTAACAACTTCTTTAAGTTTTTTTACCTTGTCATCTGCAAAATTATCCCAAACTGGGAAACCTTCTTTAATTAATGTGTGGTGTACAACCAATGTTGGAGTTAGATACATTCTCTTTTTGGCAAGTAGCTGTGAAATCTTCTTATCAATGAAAGTACCATGTTCAATGGATTTTACACCCGCTTTCGCACATCTTTCAATTCCTTCCAAACTATGACAATGGGCAACTACTTTCAAATTATGATTTTCAGCCTCATCAACAATTGTTTTAAGCTCTTTCTTATTGAATTGTGCAATGTCTGGGGAAGTGTATGGAGATAGAATGCCCCCACTTGCCATGATCTTGATGAAATCAGCACGTGCCCTAATGACTTCACGGGTTTTCCTTAAAACTCCTTCAATTCCATCACAGGTTCCTACTGGAAAACCAGGATATGCAATTTCCATATCAAATCCTGAATTTAGATAATGGTCAAAATGCCCTCCTGTAATGGCTAAAGGCTTTATTGAAATATTCAATCTTGGAGCTGGGAAAATCTTCTTTTCCTGTGCCATTTTTACTCCAATGTCTGCCAGCCCTGTATCACGAACTGTAGTGACACCTGCGTCAATGGTTGCATTCATATTTGAAATAGCATTATAAAAGTAATAGGATAAAGGATCTTTCATCATATCCTCTTTATGAAATCCATTTGCCATGACATGGGCATGTGAATCTATAAAACCTGGCAAAAGATAGTTATCTTCACCATCTATTACAATATGGTCTTTGTAAAGGGAAGATTCCTCTGTATGCAATGACTTGATTCTGCCATTTTCAATTAATACATGACGCTCTTCAAGAGGTTCCTCACTAAAAGGATTGATGATGTTTACATTTTTAATATAAATAGAAGACATTTTTTTCATCTCTAATAAATCAATATAAAATAATCAAATAAAAATAATCCAACTAATTATCCGTGCAAAATAAATTAAATAAATTAAATTAATTATAATAAAGTTATTTTACCGTTATCACTGTCTACTTCAACCATTTGTCCATTTACCAATTCTTCAACGCTTGATGGAGAATCCACCATTGGAATATCAGACATGATTGCACCAGTTGCTATAATAGGTTCTGCTTTTAGGCAAATAATTGCTTTAGGAGAGGTATTGTTTTTCATCATTTGGAATATTACATAAGACCCGACAGTAGAGCCTTTCCCTCCTGGAATGAAAAGCACCTTATCCTTAATGGATTCCCCTTTGAGTTCATGATTTGGGTCAATGACTACACCAGTTTCAGGGTCTACTCCACCTAAAAAACTGATAGCCTCACCAGATACAATTAATTCCCCTTCTGCTTTTCCTTTAGAAATATTTCTGCATTCAATCATAAAATCACATATGAAAATAAATTTATATAAAAAATTGATAACTCCTTAAAAATTATCTTTAATCATAATTAATTTATTAATTCTATTATAAAAATTTTAAAAATTTTATTTAAAAAATTTAAAAAAATTTATAAATTATTAAAATATATTTAAAAATAATAGTCATAAAAATATGACTAAATTAGGTGATATCATGAATCGTTTAGAAAATAAAGTAGCAATTGTAACAGGTTCAACAAGTGGGATAGGCATCGGTATTGCAAAACTCTATGCTGCAGAAGGTGCAACAGTTGTAATCTGTGGAAGAAGAGAAGAAAGAGGTCAAGAAATCGTTGATGAAATCAAAGAAGTAGGGGGAGAAGCATTCTTCCACTTTATGGACCTTGACGATATTTCTTCAATTGAAACATTGTTCAAAGATGTTAATGAAAAATGTGGAAAAATCGACATTCTCGTAAACAATGCAGCTAATGTAAGCCTCCAAGACGGTTCTGTAACTGAACTAACTCTTGAAATGTGGGATGCTATGTTTACCAGTGACCTTAGAGGAACATTCTTTGCAATAAAAACCGTTATTCCATACATGCAGGAAAATGGAGGAGGTTCAATTGTCAATATTGGTTCTATGGCATCTACCGGAGGGGACCTCGGTGCAACAGCATATGCATGTGCAAAAGCAGGTATTGATATGTTAACCTCTTGCGTAGCTCTCCAATATGGTAAAGATGACATTCGTTGCAACTGTGTTCGTCCAGGCCTTATCATAACCCCACAAAATGAAGCTCTTGTTGCACAGGAATTAAAAGACATCTTCCTTAGCAATATTGAAGTAAATAGATATGGTTGCCCAGAAGATATCGGACATGCTTGTGTTTTCTTTGGATCAGATGAAAGCGCATATGTCACTGGACAAATCATCAATGTTGATGGTGGTATGAACTCACACGTACCTACTGTTGGTCAATTCCGTGAACTAAGTTCTAGAACCTGGTAAAAAATAAAAAGAAATTTTTATCAAAAATTTTAATAAGATTAACAACCAATATTTTTATAGGTGAAATTTCTATGACTAATGCAGAATTGGCTTTTAAAACTGGAAGCATATTTAATAAAAAGATTACTGCTGCCTTTTGGTCCTCATTCAAAGGAAAATATGGCAGGGCTCAAGTTGAAGTGTTAGTATTTCTTTCAGAAGTTGAATCTGCTTAGGCATCAGAAATTGCAAGGGAATTGAACATATCTAAACAGCATGTTTCACTGATTTTAAAAGAATTCATTTCAGATGGATATGTGGAAACTGTCAGCAATCCAAATGATAAAAGAGCAAACCTTGTATCTATTAGTAAATTAGGACAAGAATTCCTAAATGAACATGTTGAAATAAGTAATCAGGTTTTTAATGATATTGTATCAAAACTGAATGAAGAAGATAAAAAGAAATTTCTTGATGCAATGGACACAATATTTACTATACTCAATAATGTAGAATAAACAATATCGAAAAAACCTATTTACAACTTCTTTTATTATAATTAACCCCTTTAACGATAGTTTTGAATATCATAAGTGATATAACATTTGATATAAATTTTATTTCAAGATTTAATTAAGTTAATTACGAAAATTATTATATGCTAAAAATAAAATACTAATTAACTGTAATTATTAAAATGAGATTAGGTTTGAGAAAATGAGTAAAACAACAAAAATTTTAACTATTCAAGATATTTCATGCTATGGGCAGTGCTCAATAACTGTTGCACTTCCTGTAATTTCTGCTTTTGGAATAGAAACTGCAGTTCTTCCTTCTGCGGTTCTATCTACACATACTTCAGGTTTCACAGACTTTACTGTGAGAGACTTAACTGAAGACCTTCCTGAAATTAGAAAACATTGGGAAAAGGAAGGAATATCCTTTGATGCCATTTATACTGGTTTTATTGCATCAAAAGAACAATTGGATTACATTAAAGACATTATAGACTCAAGATTAAATGACAATGGACTGGTCTTCGTTGACCCTGCTATGGCAGACCATGGAGAGTTCTACAATGGGTTTGACCAGGAATTCGCAGATGCAATGGGAGAACTTTGTAAGTTAGGAGATTACATTCTTCCTAATACAACTGAAGCTTGCTATATACTTCACAAACCGTGGAAGGAAACATTTTCAAAAGAGGAAATGCTTGAAATGGCTAAAGAGCTTTCACAATTCACTAAAAGATATGTTATCCTAAAAGGTTATGAAAGCGATGAGAAAATGAAAATGATTGTTTTAGATAAGCAAGAGGAAACCATTGAAATCGTATACAATGATAAAATAGACTATGTTAGTCATGGTACTGGCGATGTCTTTGCTTCATCATTTGTAGGATCTGTAATGTTAGGAAAATCCCCTTCATCTGCAGCAAAAGTGGCTGGAGAATTTACTAAAAAGGCAATTGAAAAAACAATTGGGGATAAGACTCATACATATGGAGTTAAATTTGAACAAGCAATTCCAGAACTGTATAATCTATTAAAAACCCTTTAAATTAACTAATTTTAAAGGGGAATACTATGGAAAATCGTACTGGCCTTTTTTCAAATGGAGTTATCTGGTTTGGGGTTGCAGTCTCTGTTTCAGAAATAGAAGCAGGGATACAACTTGCTTCTTCATCTCCAATTGATTCCATTTGGCTTCCATTGGTGCTTGGACACATTATAGGTGGAATATTGCTATTTTTCACTGGATTGGTAGGTGCACGCCTAAGAGTGAATGCTATGGAGACCATCAAATCTACTTTTGGGGAATATGGTTCCAAATTCTTTTCTTCGTTGAATGTGATGCAGCTTATAGCATGGGTCGCTGTGCTGAATGCCCAAGGTGCAGCAGCTATGATGGGATTGAATTTGCCGATATCCTTCACTTTAACATGCATAATTCTCTCTAATCATTGCAATATGGGTTTATATTGGACTTTACCGCTTATCAAAAGTAACCACTGTAATGATGGTGGTGCTGACAATATTGTTGGCAATCCTATCCTTTAAGCTATTGGGAGGAAACATAACAAATTCATTGCCTATTGCATCCTTTGCAAGCACAAATTCAGCACCGTTAAGCTTTTGGAACATCTTTGAAATATCAATAGCTATGCCTATCTCATGGCTTCCGGTAATTTCAGACTATACTAAGGATGTTGAAAATCCAGTCAACGGAACAATGATTTCTGCAGTTGCATACACTATAGCAAGCCTTTGGATGTACATTTTAGGTATGCAAATCGTTGGAATTGGAACAACAAGCATTGCACAGTCAATACTTATGGCAGGTCTTGGAGCTACAGGAGTGATTATCCTAGTGCTTTCAACTGTAACTTCCAACTTTGTAGCAGCAAATTCAGCAGGAGAATCTGCAAAAGCTATCGTTAATAGAATCAATCCTAGAATTGCAGGAGTTGTAGTGAGCATATTAAGTTGTGTACTTGCCATTTCTGGAATCATGGATCATTACATTGGATTTTTATATCTTATCGCTTCAGTGTTTGCCCCAATGGCAGCAGTGCTTCTGGTTTCATTTTATCTTTCAAAAGAGGAGAGTGGAAATGCAAAGACCTGGTATTGGAACCTATTTGCATGGTTTGCAGGATTTATTGTCTATCAAGTGACTGTAGGACTTGATTCAATTCCATTAGGTCCAACATTGCTTGCCATAATTGTATCTGCTGTACTTGCTTATATCGGAGTTTTAGTAAAAAATAAGTCTCAAGCAATTTAATTGAAGCGTGAAAGTGTATTGGAAATGTATAAATATGCTTTGATAAAAAATAATAATTATGGCTATAGAAAATTTTATGGAAACAGGTAGGCTCGAAGCACTTTATGATGCAATCATTGCAATCATTGTAACTGTGCTAGTTTTAGAATTGCCTCAACCAGCAGCCCCAACCCTTGCATAACTTTGGGCCTTAAGGACATCTTATTTTGCATATTTGCTAAGTTTTTTAGTATGTGCTAACCTTTGGCAATACCATCATTTAATCTATAATCACGTTGAAAAAATCAATAGTAAGATAATATGGTTGAATATATTGCTAATGCTTGTATTCTCTTTGGTTCCATATTTAACAATCTTTGTAGCTAATAATCCAAATTCATTCATTCCACAAGCATTATAGGGATTAGACTTTATTATTGCAGATATTATTTTATTTATAATGTCAAAATCATTGCTAAAAATCAACGACGAGAACAAGGATAATATAAAAGAAGCATTCAGTATCCAAGAAGCATTGCATACACCTTTAGTGATATTTGCATTTGGATTTACTTTAGCTTTATTAGGTTACCCAATTGCAATTAGCATATGTTGTCTAATAACAGTAGTCAGGTCTATTATCACTTCTTTAAGAGATTAAATGATATTTAAAATAATATTTTTAAATATAATTAATAAACATCCTTTTTCATGACTTCCCTTAATACTGCAGTTGCATAGGAACCCTTGTCAATGGAAAACTCACACATTACACCATCTTCCACAGCTTTAGCACTTGCATCCCATACCTGAAATCTCATAGCTCTTCTCAAG
Coding sequences within:
- a CDS encoding heavy metal translocating P-type ATPase: MAQKELDIPVDGMHCSSCSLLVEKSLGKLEEVDSINVDLNTNKAHIVLNDKISPDIIDKTVESVGFTVPKDEVVIQIDGMHCASCVNNVERFLPRVDGVVEANANLSNQKVTIKYYRDMLNLKEIQKTIEMLGFEYLGLDGELDVMDEEERYQKDLRGKLYRIIVGLVFAAILMAIMHFHIMIPPLTMGQLSLIISIFPFCYVSYPILKAGWNSLKHKNLDMDVMYSMGILVAFVSSVLGTFGIVLNSSFMFYESAVMLPSFLTIGRYLEARAKRKTSSSIKELIGLQPKTATLVTVDAEGNPVENEIGIEDINIGDILLVKPGEKIPADSIVVDGESYVDEAMITGEPVPKLKKAGIDVFSGTINQDGVLKIEAQKIGSETVLSQITQLVEKAQGSKLPVQRLANKIVTWFIPVILTIAIIVFLLWYFVACSGLLFALTCLISVLVVACPCSLGLATPTAVTVGVGRAAEYGILIKNGETLESSKDVDVCVFDKTGTITEGKPEVADIESFDIDEGKFLQILSSVENNSSHPIAKSILNRFKADNIKLANEGKEDLKLLDVEDFENVTGKGLKANVSIDGADSSVLAGNLKLMESEGVEVSEEVLNKFNDFVSDAKTTIVMAVDGEVKGIITLMDKIKGSSKSAIDHLHKMGIETYMLTGDNEKTASTVANAVGIDNIMANVLPNDKLDKVRQLQKEGKRVLFVGDGINDAPALSQADVGVAMGNGTDIAMESGDIVIMEGDLENVVASIQFSKKVMKRIKENLFWAFAYNMILVPIAAGILYPIWGIVFRPEWAGLAMALSSVTVISLSLLLKRYVPPIKKQVA
- a CDS encoding heavy-metal-associated domain-containing protein, encoding MAIDKKEVKVVGMHCPSCAKAVELCMMDLDGVESAVVDLDANKVEVEYDNEKVSDVDLAGAVKEAGFDVE
- a CDS encoding metal-dependent hydrolase family protein encodes the protein MSSIYIKNVNIINPFSEEPLEERHVLIENGRIKSLHTEESSLYKDHIVIDGEDNYLLPGFIDSHAHVMANGFHKEDMMKDPLSYYFYNAISNMNATIDAGVTTVRDTGLADIGVKMAQEKKIFPAPRLNISIKPLAITGGHFDHYLNSGFDMEIAYPGFPVGTCDGIEGVLRKTREVIRARADFIKIMASGGILSPYTSPDIAQFNKKELKTIVDEAENHNLKVVAHCHSLEGIERCAKAGVKSIEHGTFIDKKISQLLAKKRMYLTPTLVVHHTLIKEGFPVWDNFADDKVKKLKEVVKIQKENIATAYEEGVSFLMGSDCGVIDHGRNLGELKYLVDVGLSPLEAIQAGTIEGARFFNQENDLGSIEVGKIADMIIVKENPIDKIESLENNDNILTVIQDGEILKHNPIF
- a CDS encoding DUF126 domain-containing protein; amino-acid sequence: MIECRNISKGKAEGELIVSGEAISFLGGVDPETGVVIDPNHELKGESIKDKVLFIPGGKGSTVGSYVIFQMMKNNTSPKAIICLKAEPIIATGAIMSDIPMVDSPSSVEELVNGQMVEVDSDNGKITLL
- a CDS encoding SDR family NAD(P)-dependent oxidoreductase, coding for MNRLENKVAIVTGSTSGIGIGIAKLYAAEGATVVICGRREERGQEIVDEIKEVGGEAFFHFMDLDDISSIETLFKDVNEKCGKIDILVNNAANVSLQDGSVTELTLEMWDAMFTSDLRGTFFAIKTVIPYMQENGGGSIVNIGSMASTGGDLGATAYACAKAGIDMLTSCVALQYGKDDIRCNCVRPGLIITPQNEALVAQELKDIFLSNIEVNRYGCPEDIGHACVFFGSDESAYVTGQIINVDGGMNSHVPTVGQFRELSSRTW
- a CDS encoding MarR family winged helix-turn-helix transcriptional regulator, whose translation is MARELNISKQHVSLILKEFISDGYVETVSNPNDKRANLVSISKLGQEFLNEHVEISNQVFNDIVSKLNEEDKKKFLDAMDTIFTILNNVE
- a CDS encoding pyridoxamine kinase, which codes for MSKTTKILTIQDISCYGQCSITVALPVISAFGIETAVLPSAVLSTHTSGFTDFTVRDLTEDLPEIRKHWEKEGISFDAIYTGFIASKEQLDYIKDIIDSRLNDNGLVFVDPAMADHGEFYNGFDQEFADAMGELCKLGDYILPNTTEACYILHKPWKETFSKEEMLEMAKELSQFTKRYVILKGYESDEKMKMIVLDKQEETIEIVYNDKIDYVSHGTGDVFASSFVGSVMLGKSPSSAAKVAGEFTKKAIEKTIGDKTHTYGVKFEQAIPELYNLLKTL
- a CDS encoding cytosine permease, with the protein product MENRTGLFSNGVIWFGVAVSVSEIEAGIQLASSSPIDSIWLPLVLGHIIGGILLFFTGLVGARLRVNAMETIKSTFGEYGSKFFSSLNVMQLIAWVAVLNAQGAAAMMGLNLPISFTLTCIILSNHCNMGLYWTLPLIKSNHCNDGGADNIVGNPIL